The DNA region TATATACTACATAATTATCTAACGTGCTCACAATACATTTAGCATGAGTGTAGCCTCTAAAATGCAGtctgccttaaaaaaaatgtatgttaaaGAAATACAGTATAAACTATGAATATTATACATTACAATCATCCTCTtccaaaataaatcatttaagatAATTTTGCATACTGCTCTCAAGTTTAGCCTGGGCCTCTTCCAGTGTTTTAAGCATGCCCTCTGTCAAGTCTCTGTGTTTGCCAATGACTGTATAACCGTTCCAGATGTACATCATCTCCTAGAAAACAcatagaaaagaaagaacattttcattgaTACAGGTGAGCAGAAAATgcattttcacttttaaagaaactCAGTTCTATAAATGGATTTTAATTGAACAACTGTATTCATTACATCACTAGCTCGAAGAAAACTTCTCCAAGACGGAAATGGAGTTACATCCTAATTGGTCCGTTCATTAAATGCAAATCTTAGTAGGCTGCCCTACGTGATTAACACATGGCTTTCAGATCTTTTTAAACTGTCACCCCTGCGTGATGCCAAACAGCAATTTCCGCCTCTATTGTTGGTCAAATGACATACGAAAGAAATCCAAAATAGTATCAGTGCAAAAATTCCGTCATGCTTATACATCAAGTAAAGCAGTGTGACACGTCAAATAGCTTCATCCAGTACTGACCAgcggaggagcaggaagaggaatgGGGCTTTCTGCAAGGTAGCGACGTGCTTTCCTGATAGCAAACTTCTCTGTTGGTAAAGATTTCCCTGCTATTTTCTGCTTCAGCCCAGGGACCTGCCTGAAATATGATGAAGTGCAAACATTGGTGGTATTAAGAAAATATGCGACACAACAATTATAGCCATACACATCTCAAAGTTTACAAAGGTTTACAAAAATCAACTGCCTGGTAGACATTGTCTATAATAATACATTCAAACTCAAAGTCCCTTTACCCCTGTATTTCAAGAGAAAAGATGAtatcacagtgtcacagtgaGTCACGTCTGCTGCTGTAAAGCCTCAGCTCTTACTTCATACCTGAACAGAGTGAGTGCAGTCTCCCCGAAGGTTAGGCAATCATCTGCAGTGAGCATGCTGAGGTAGGCTGCTTTCATGTACGCATAGGTAGCCTGTAGGAGGGAGAAAAGGGTTAGTTACTGtaatcaaatctttttttttttttttaagatgaggAGACAAAAACTACAAACTTGAGGAAATTAGAGGGTCAGCGTATATACAGAATTCAGGTTTGGTTTTAAAATGCTAACTAAGCTTCCTGCCCCTTCAAGTGGcataaaatgtaattcattttctttttcacctttgttatcaaatatttaatacattttatctcATGCATTGTGCCCGTcaggtgaaaacaaaacttactaCTACAACATAAGATGCTCCACTGAAATATAAGTTGGGAATGATTTCTGTGTAAGGTTTATGTCATAAACACAACTCCTTTAAGACACCACATTTTGAGTTGATTTTAATGGTGTTGCTTCTCTACAAACTGAGAAAAGAGCGACAACATATTTGTTAAAAGAAATGACTTGAACAGAATTTCAGGAATCTAAAACATGTGCCAAACAAAGAAATAGGGGTTTAATTTCATGCCAGCTTCACTGACTTTAGTGCCTTTAACCATCTGTGCTTACGTCAGGAATTTCTTGAAAATTTGCCCGTTTCAACACAAAGGGTGACTCAGCTCTGAGTCACCTATTTGTGATGGTGTGAGGAAAGTACCCAGTCTTCTGCCTAATTTAGTTTTGCCTCATTATTTGGTCAGGACATGTTTAAATCCATCTCTTCTGTAGCCCACCTTGGACCAGGAGTTCTCCTTGCTGAGCAGGTCAGCGTAGAAGTAGGCCATCTTCCAGTGCCTCTTGTATGTGAAGCACCACATGAGCTCCCAGTAACACATGTGGTGGAACTGCTTCCACTGCTGCTGAGCCTCGCAGCACTCCTCAAATCGCTTGATAGCCTAGAAACACACCAACCACAGAGAATGTAACCTTTTAAACCATATTCAGTGATTTCAACATGTGCGCGACTCgatataaaaacacagatcttttttatgacttttatgTTATAAAATGGAGAACCAGcttcattgttttctttattttaatcctAGTTCAAATGTATCTTGACAAAATCTCCCCAGATCAACAGAATGATGGGAACTCACAGCATCTAGGTTTCCTTTAATCTCCTCGATTCGACCAGCGAAGAACAAAAAGATGgatccctgaaaaaaaaaaaaaaaaccacagtaCGTTTGGGAACACTTCAGaatatattttatcttttttattttgataacacAGCTCTTAACACTGTCAAACCTTGGGATATTTTTTGAGATATGGCTGCAGTAGTTTCTCTGCATCTTCAACATCTCCCTCTCCTGTGCCTGTAAgggacaaagaaaaaacagagttaACCATATCCGTTTTTGGTGGTTTGTCGCAGCGGCCTGTGAGTGCGTGATTGAGAAATgataagagagtgtgtgtgtgtgtgtgtgtgtgtgtgtgtcctttctCACCCAGTATAAAACTCATGAAGGTGTGataacacagcagcagcatgttACATAGGAAAGATCTGAATGTGCTTTCTGCAGAGCCCTCTTGTAGCTGCTGCAGACCAAACTCctacatcaacacacacacaaacagaaataaacacatacagTTGTGTACACATgagctggaacacacacacaaaaaaaagaagatttttattattgattttttctGCTGAAGGACCAGAAGCATCTGTATGTCCACTTGATCCTTTTTAGGCATCTAATCTGAACAGAGAGTGTGCACATTTATGAGagagcataataaagatataCAGATCAGGATATGAACATTCACACTGTTCAGGTTATGGTATTACTCTCAACTCCAGATTTgatttataacatttcattgttttgcAAATTAAAggacagctgttgtttttttacatcacttttATATTGTTCTTTTATTCACTGGTTCTGAAAACAAAATTACTTGACAAAGAATGAATACATGAAAAGTCATATTTTTATAACAGCAACAAATAAACAGCTCATGATCGAGAGAAAAGGATCAGTCATTGGTTTCTATTTGAggcggggaaaaaaaaaaagatttatgtaaaaatcaatGTTcatatcttctgagattttaaatagattcataacttccaaaaatcaaaGAATCATCTTAGTCATTTAGCCATCAATCTTTACAGCTGAAGAAGTTTCATATTTCATGATTCACTAAACATGTCAGGTTCACCTCTGTTAACTGTGTTAGTCACAAGATTTACTACAAATTCAAAGCAATATTTACTATGAATTAGTCAACCAGCGAAACTGCAACCACGGATAGAAGTATTAGTTCTCCTCAtgttcttttcatatttaaaatcaaagaCCCATCACTGCAGTGGTCCTCAAACTTTTCAGCTTGTGACCCCCAATAAGTCTGGAAGCAGAATACAAGTAATTTCCATGTATGTATTTAGCACTGAGTGGACATTTAATCCttaataaataaccacaaaggTTATGTTCATCTCTgtgtaaagagcagcagacaccttCATTGGTGATGTCATGTGCAAACTTACATGTTCAGTCTTTTTAGACATTACTTTAATTTCCATTTCACGTAAtaatacattgtttttattttttatttaaatgttttttgtatatatagtttttaacaataataattaaatatacaatttaaaatgattttcccCGACCATCACTACATTACTGTACACAGCACAGGACAATCCATTTCCTGTCAAACATGTGTATCCACCCTCTGTCCTATCAGCTCTTGCTTCTGTCAGACATTACTGGCTCTTACTCACTGGCATAACTCACCTTATTACCAGAGAAACCGACAAACTCCAGCAGCTTGAGCGTCCGCGTGGGCAACATGGAGATCATCTGCAGAGAGTGGATAACAAATGGAATAAAAAGGCAAATTGCAAGGTTACATgaggatttattttcttcttataACAAGGGAAGGATCATGAATTAACCAAGTTTACCAAGTAAACCAAGTTTCCACTGCATATAGACAAAAAAGTAGAACAGGaaatcatttacatttatttacaacttATTCATTCTTGATGTCTTAGGTTCAGACATCCAAAGTAAACAATCAAAACACTTGTAGATGGACcatcttttactttatttttaatttaaccagGAATATCCcatttagataaaaaaaaattttttaattgtatgtgTGTAAATTTTGGTATAAGAAGATTAAGAATTCTTTAAATATACCTCAGGCTTGATATTTTGTGGAAGTCCTTTATCCCCAAACGATTTTCTTtgaccacattttatttttaaattttttacaAATGCGTGTATTCATCTGTCAACTTACGAGATTAAAAGCTCCTACTCCCAGTTTTACACCACCTTCAAAATGGCCGTGGTTTTCCCCGTGAATGTATCCAGCCGACTGGAGGACCGTGTGAAGTTCTCTGTAAGGTACACATGGAATTgcatttcaattcattttttaattaaaggagaaagagaaaatgcgGTAAAGTATAactgataaaaacacatgacaagATTTAGATCTCACTTGTATGTCTGGTAGCTGTTCCTCACTTTGATTCCCCCTTTGATGAAATTGATCATGTTTTCATCCTGAACAGAGAATGGAAAAGAAGAGaataagttattttttattataaatatagaAATAGAGGTAGAAGCTGAGGCagattaaagggatacttcacccatttgcattaagctttatATCATttgaaacctggtagtatttttgaatggtcgtgcatcctgccctcattttcccctgtgatgggaaatctttgtatttctaagtctgaaaaggagcttctgattatgaaaaaaatcgtcattttgcgtcatcggaagctgttgcggttagcagggtgaaactacaatgctagttcctcatatttttgaccactgaagctacagaccaatcacagatcagtaggtgggaactcactcccagaatcgaaacttaacgtccgccatattacttggaagctatgctaacaggctctatggagaaaggtgataatggcaaaaaaatataaatatagcggcgagacggctgctgcgacaggctggtcttgtgtcttggctgTTGCGGCCACTGGCCGCCGCTGGACGCTGCTTGCCGCTTGCCGCTTGCCGCTGGccgtcggtgctctcactgccTATGAACACAGACATATAGTCTGCTTtatgccaggaatttccaagatgccaattccttctggattaaatctcagaatcagttgaggaaacagccttatgtgttgaagtaaatatgtgtCTGTAAcgagaggaccttagtgggagtggcctgcggtgctgtgcattctgggatttggtgtctttcatccacatgagccaaaaagacactttgtgccttttctcggccaagaaggcaccaacttcaaaatgtatttcacatttctactacatatatgacccaatgtcaatacagattcatgtttcaacgggtgaagtatccctttaagtgaaAGGCTGTCTCCTGACCTGAAGGAAGGTGAGCGCTGCCCTCTGCAGGAGACATTCGGCGAAACACACCTCTGCATGGAGTTcctctgatgtaaaaaaaatatatattttcacatcGTTACAATTAATCACAAAGCCCTAAAGCTGCAGCATTATTCCAAATACAATACACatatgtacacaaacacat from Labrus bergylta chromosome 6, fLabBer1.1, whole genome shotgun sequence includes:
- the ttc39a gene encoding tetratricopeptide repeat protein 39A isoform X2, producing MKMSEEEETLSNGCLRSDLSLALEDCMSALDLFLRNQFEEAQAQLRCRTKDSMYHALTYATILEMQAMMTFDPHHILAAGNTMKEAQALCQRHRKKSSFSKNFTEEELHAEVCFAECLLQRAALTFLQDENMINFIKGGIKVRNSYQTYKELHTVLQSAGYIHGENHGHFEGGVKLGVGAFNLMISMLPTRTLKLLEFVGFSGNKEFGLQQLQEGSAESTFRSFLCNMLLLCYHTFMSFILGTGEGDVEDAEKLLQPYLKKYPKGSIFLFFAGRIEEIKGNLDAAIKRFEECCEAQQQWKQFHHMCYWELMWCFTYKRHWKMAYFYADLLSKENSWSKATYAYMKAAYLSMLTADDCLTFGETALTLFRQVPGLKQKIAGKSLPTEKFAIRKARRYLAESPIPLPAPPLEMMYIWNGYTVIGKHRDLTEGMLKTLEEAQAKLESRNEFSIDDQCLLSLLKGLCLKHLGHQEEAEHYFTLVLCNESQIKYDHYLVPNALLEHGLLCLEKGRKDEAIKLLEAAKQNYKNYSMESRTHFRIQAALLKAKAMGENGNHVPSSP
- the ttc39a gene encoding tetratricopeptide repeat protein 39A isoform X1, whose protein sequence is MSFINWRRSVKKNDSKKDVAQGQDMPDSPDSPSRLSVINSPEMDPIITDFRLHLPGNNNGPESTNPSNGCLRSDLSLALEDCMSALDLFLRNQFEEAQAQLRCRTKDSMYHALTYATILEMQAMMTFDPHHILAAGNTMKEAQALCQRHRKKSSFSKNFTEEELHAEVCFAECLLQRAALTFLQDENMINFIKGGIKVRNSYQTYKELHTVLQSAGYIHGENHGHFEGGVKLGVGAFNLMISMLPTRTLKLLEFVGFSGNKEFGLQQLQEGSAESTFRSFLCNMLLLCYHTFMSFILGTGEGDVEDAEKLLQPYLKKYPKGSIFLFFAGRIEEIKGNLDAAIKRFEECCEAQQQWKQFHHMCYWELMWCFTYKRHWKMAYFYADLLSKENSWSKATYAYMKAAYLSMLTADDCLTFGETALTLFRQVPGLKQKIAGKSLPTEKFAIRKARRYLAESPIPLPAPPLEMMYIWNGYTVIGKHRDLTEGMLKTLEEAQAKLESRNEFSIDDQCLLSLLKGLCLKHLGHQEEAEHYFTLVLCNESQIKYDHYLVPNALLEHGLLCLEKGRKDEAIKLLEAAKQNYKNYSMESRTHFRIQAALLKAKAMGENGNHVPSSP